The following coding sequences are from one Cenarchaeum symbiosum A window:
- a CDS encoding glycosyltransferase (COG1215): MDVNPFIQTVFNLFIVSAALITLYTCNFYYLAFLSSRKKEGKTVAGTGAPSVTIQLPIYNEKYVAARLISAVCDMDYPKDRLRIMVLDDSDDDTVDMVGGIVKEYRDRGLQIEHVRRGTRRGYKAGALQHAMKSTDTEYVAIFDADFIPPKEFLRKTLPHFARADMGFVQCRWGHVNEDYSTITQAQALSLDFHFLIEQKAKSNSRLFMNFNGTAGIWKRECIEDAGGWHTATLVEDLDLSYRAQMKGWKCTFLPDVVIDAELPVQMNAAKRQQFRWAKGSIQCALKLLAGIVVKKGIAVEAKIQAFVQLTRHIVFPLMLIQFLTLPVLLASNINLYLVSFLPALTIGAYLAMGPGAYLHIMQGMYRGSWMRKAKVLPSLMLYSFGMSVNNTVAVFDAVLGSKNEFLRTPKHGITKNTDEWRGKAYNLPFTKTPCLRSSLAYTG, translated from the coding sequence ATGGACGTAAACCCATTCATCCAGACGGTCTTTAACCTGTTCATAGTATCGGCCGCCCTCATCACCCTGTATACCTGCAACTTTTACTATCTTGCATTTTTATCCTCGCGCAAAAAAGAGGGCAAGACTGTCGCAGGGACCGGCGCCCCGTCTGTGACGATACAGCTTCCAATATACAATGAAAAGTACGTGGCGGCAAGGCTCATCTCGGCTGTCTGCGACATGGACTATCCAAAGGACAGGCTTAGAATCATGGTTTTGGACGATTCTGACGATGATACAGTCGACATGGTGGGGGGAATAGTCAAGGAGTACAGGGATAGGGGCCTGCAGATAGAGCATGTAAGGCGGGGCACTCGAAGGGGCTACAAGGCGGGCGCCCTCCAGCATGCAATGAAGAGCACCGATACAGAATATGTGGCAATATTTGACGCCGATTTCATACCGCCAAAAGAGTTTTTGCGCAAGACCCTTCCCCACTTTGCAAGGGCGGACATGGGCTTTGTGCAGTGCAGGTGGGGGCATGTCAACGAGGACTATTCTACCATAACGCAGGCCCAGGCGCTCAGCCTGGACTTTCACTTTTTGATAGAGCAAAAGGCCAAGAGCAATTCCCGGCTGTTCATGAACTTTAACGGGACTGCGGGAATATGGAAGAGAGAGTGCATCGAGGATGCCGGCGGCTGGCACACGGCGACCTTGGTCGAGGATCTAGACCTTAGCTACAGGGCCCAGATGAAGGGCTGGAAGTGCACGTTTCTGCCCGATGTGGTAATAGATGCGGAATTGCCAGTCCAGATGAACGCGGCCAAGAGGCAGCAGTTCCGCTGGGCAAAGGGGTCCATCCAGTGCGCTTTAAAGCTGCTGGCAGGAATAGTGGTCAAAAAGGGCATAGCCGTCGAGGCCAAGATACAGGCGTTTGTGCAGCTTACACGGCATATAGTGTTCCCTCTTATGCTCATACAGTTTCTCACCCTGCCTGTACTGCTTGCATCTAACATCAACCTGTACCTTGTGAGCTTTCTGCCCGCGCTGACAATAGGGGCCTATCTTGCCATGGGGCCCGGCGCGTACCTGCATATCATGCAGGGGATGTACCGCGGCTCGTGGATGCGCAAGGCAAAGGTGCTCCCCTCGCTCATGCTGTACAGCTTTGGAATGTCCGTGAACAATACAGTAGCTGTATTTGATGCCGTACTTGGCAGCAAAAACGAGTTTCTCCGGACTCCAAAGCACGGGATAACCAAGAATACCGACGAGTGGAGGGGCAAGGCGTACAACCTGCCGTTTACAAAGACACCCTGCTTGAGATCTTCTTTGGCATATACGGGATAA
- a CDS encoding ferredoxin (COG1146): protein MEAPTAKRGVYPLHGYKLGLYRLPITLEDPDEIKSVHDGMKNTFEMDHYADRVYSTYRWKEQNMDDPEASGYKEVDLSVTVEVVTGEVVDIIYQVFPIEKFGDPQWVQGYRKKADHFAKMMIDTILRNTILADKMIKHYTEDKKMSEDEATRQLEELTPLAKIIPDAKPKVKAADALEDVSAGGVPDTPAAWDVSGAKPGPIDVGYKSKMSASSPYSIGSHTIKTWGRKDVDNKVLGVWGEFVSVDFDICIGDGACIDACPVDVYEWFDTPGNAGSNRKPIMAREPDCIFCLACEAVCPPKAIKIFEQK from the coding sequence ATGGAGGCGCCCACTGCAAAGCGTGGAGTATACCCCCTACACGGATACAAGCTCGGCCTGTACCGCCTCCCCATAACCCTCGAGGATCCCGACGAGATAAAGTCGGTCCACGACGGCATGAAGAACACCTTTGAGATGGACCACTATGCGGACAGGGTCTACTCCACATACAGGTGGAAGGAACAGAACATGGACGACCCAGAGGCCTCTGGATACAAGGAGGTCGATCTCAGCGTGACTGTCGAGGTGGTCACAGGAGAAGTGGTCGATATAATATACCAGGTATTCCCCATTGAAAAGTTCGGCGACCCCCAATGGGTCCAGGGATACAGGAAAAAGGCCGACCACTTTGCAAAGATGATGATCGATACCATACTGCGGAATACCATCCTAGCTGACAAGATGATAAAACACTACACCGAGGACAAGAAAATGTCCGAAGACGAGGCCACAAGGCAGCTCGAAGAGCTGACCCCCCTTGCAAAGATAATACCCGACGCCAAGCCCAAGGTCAAGGCAGCCGATGCACTGGAGGATGTCTCTGCCGGCGGCGTCCCCGATACGCCTGCAGCATGGGATGTAAGCGGCGCAAAGCCCGGCCCCATAGATGTAGGATACAAGTCAAAAATGTCTGCTAGCTCCCCATATTCGATAGGCTCGCACACGATAAAGACCTGGGGAAGAAAGGATGTAGACAACAAGGTTCTGGGCGTCTGGGGCGAGTTTGTCTCGGTCGACTTTGACATCTGCATAGGGGATGGCGCCTGCATAGACGCATGCCCTGTCGACGTCTACGAATGGTTCGACACCCCGGGCAATGCCGGCTCCAACAGAAAGCCCATCATGGCAAGGGAGCCCGACTGCATCTTCTGCCTGGCATGCGAGGCTGTCTGCCCCCCCAAGGCGATAAAGATCTTTGAACAGAAATAG
- a CDS encoding Kef-type K transport system, membrane component (COG0475) → MPDTAPKGQTATLLSNPVACLDVRDLALQADFGIRDSLNANVTNIIEQLTPELPHTTFVSDLAIIMIIASAVTLAFFKIRQPLIIGYLFAGMLIGPLSPLWTGIFTEGGPGGGGVAILSDTGLLNLFAEVGVILLLFVIGIEFPFARIRSIGKVAVGVGTMGLMLTLLAVFFVADQMGLEFMDALFLAAALSISSTAIIVKILTDAGRIKKESSILVLGILIVEDVIAVILISSLQSVALVGNVSIESILVVVAVAIGLIVGTFTVGTRVIPPLIDRVAAAENREILLLSVLGVCFGYALLAEIAGLSVAIGAFLAGVLVAESKSAEVSKILSSPIKDMFVAIFFVSVGALMDISQIQDYILLAMVLVVVATAVKFGGNMVGSIMFKLGRRRSIRSACTLAAPRGEFSIVIVKVGVDLGVVSSFVFPLIGLVAIITAFISPFLLKAGDKMVKRMDE, encoded by the coding sequence ATGCCAGATACGGCCCCCAAAGGACAAACCGCCACTCTTTTATCGAATCCGGTAGCTTGCTTAGACGTGAGGGATCTCGCTCTTCAGGCCGACTTTGGCATACGCGATTCGCTCAACGCAAACGTCACCAACATAATAGAGCAGCTCACCCCTGAGCTCCCCCATACCACTTTTGTCTCGGACCTGGCCATAATCATGATTATAGCATCGGCTGTAACGCTTGCGTTCTTCAAGATAAGGCAGCCCCTCATAATCGGCTATCTCTTTGCCGGCATGCTCATAGGCCCGCTATCTCCGCTCTGGACGGGCATCTTTACAGAAGGCGGCCCCGGAGGGGGAGGGGTGGCCATACTGTCCGATACGGGGCTGCTCAACCTGTTCGCCGAAGTAGGGGTCATACTGTTGTTGTTTGTAATAGGGATAGAGTTTCCGTTTGCAAGGATCCGCTCGATAGGCAAGGTGGCCGTCGGCGTGGGTACCATGGGGCTCATGCTCACCCTGCTGGCGGTATTCTTTGTGGCAGACCAGATGGGGCTCGAATTCATGGACGCATTGTTCCTGGCCGCTGCTCTCTCGATAAGCAGCACGGCGATCATAGTAAAGATACTGACAGACGCGGGCAGGATCAAAAAGGAATCCTCGATACTTGTCCTTGGAATATTGATAGTGGAGGATGTAATAGCGGTCATACTGATATCGTCTTTGCAGTCGGTGGCCCTGGTAGGAAACGTCTCGATCGAGAGCATACTGGTGGTGGTGGCAGTAGCTATCGGGCTGATTGTGGGCACGTTTACCGTAGGGACAAGGGTCATACCTCCACTGATAGACAGGGTAGCAGCTGCCGAGAACAGGGAGATCCTGCTGTTAAGCGTGCTCGGTGTATGCTTTGGGTACGCCCTTCTTGCGGAGATAGCGGGGCTGTCGGTTGCAATAGGCGCGTTTCTTGCAGGAGTACTGGTGGCAGAATCCAAGTCGGCCGAGGTCTCCAAGATATTATCCAGCCCGATAAAGGACATGTTCGTGGCCATCTTTTTCGTCTCGGTGGGCGCACTAATGGACATAAGCCAGATACAGGACTATATCCTGCTGGCCATGGTCCTGGTGGTGGTTGCCACGGCGGTAAAGTTCGGGGGCAACATGGTAGGCAGCATAATGTTCAAGCTCGGGAGGCGCAGGTCGATAAGGTCGGCGTGCACACTTGCGGCGCCGAGGGGCGAGTTCTCTATAGTTATAGTCAAGGTGGGGGTCGACCTCGGGGTGGTGAGCAGCTTTGTATTCCCGCTGATCGGGCTTGTCGCCATAATCACTGCGTTTATCTCGCCGTTTCTGCTCAAGGCAGGCGACAAGATGGTCAAGAGGATGGATGAATAG
- a CDS encoding superfamily I helicase (COG0210) — protein MACPGSGKTETVSRRIAELIKKGAAPSKIVAFTFTNRAADSLRFRINRVVSAECGRVDDLGSMYVGTIDSYCLQLLKELKPEYRPFEILDEAKQAAFVDRWYLNIGLRDIETGRGRWDTLEKFCRTVGIVQNERLDVKSLHNKDFVRCYRNYAGKLEDEKFFDFSSVVHMLLGVLENDAGATDRLNSMVEHVVFDEYQDVNHIQEDLLSVLSKVSDSVCVVGDDDQNIFNWRGSNFRHIREFDAKYDKYGMTVLPLNTNYRSTGHIIKAAASLIQNNLGRLEKDMRPFEGQNLRYDGGDIVHGHFETDLEEFGYIEKTMKSLFGTDFTDKFGGKYALSYADMAVLVRTNKDASRITKYLEEHGIPVAADSSASGAFETPVVKLALDCLFYAFNCPGMDGEDAPLAEDLCARYKEIIGKEPRQFAEGLGSIHRRVGNMLAKTPSGYLPDMGLQEFFQRILNAMGLESGLLKKHLHDLGVLSTAISDYEYVYQTIRAWDVPGFRYFVKEVGRRVYPDRIYNSVSPVDAVRVMTIWKAKGLEFPAVFVPTFVKFRKIPLRSNFLDPGEFDKGLYTGDKESARRVYYTAVTRSQKYLFLTGATWQEIAVGKKPSKGKRKHPFISEMGGHLSEPSDMVRAKSSHGPREPEDGVLVASYRELSTYGRCPHDFFFENVAGFKRGILPASGYVTSMHNILGIIHEKYARSGKIPDPGELEAIIDETFHLRFAPLPMLNGMKKKAVGRIRRYLDKHADEIQGILEVEKRFEVGMDKTLVTGVIDLLRIHEGDDGRAEVADFITEGERGYYESDHHERVKFGTYAALQTLGLKPGRSIIHYLDRDEKDYVDISDEELKYAAHNVGLRAQGIHDRNFDATPSETKCRSCDFRAICDKKDFTVGVDFDAADYARREGPARGADAHTTR, from the coding sequence GTGGCATGTCCCGGTTCCGGAAAGACGGAGACCGTGAGCCGGCGGATCGCAGAGCTCATCAAAAAGGGGGCTGCCCCGTCAAAGATTGTGGCATTTACCTTTACCAACAGGGCCGCCGACAGCCTGCGGTTTAGGATAAACAGGGTTGTGTCGGCAGAGTGCGGCAGGGTGGATGATCTGGGCTCGATGTATGTAGGCACCATCGATTCGTACTGCCTGCAACTGTTAAAAGAATTAAAACCAGAGTACAGGCCGTTTGAGATACTCGACGAGGCAAAGCAGGCGGCATTTGTCGACAGATGGTACCTCAACATAGGGCTGAGGGACATTGAAACCGGGAGGGGCAGGTGGGACACCCTTGAAAAGTTTTGCAGGACCGTTGGCATCGTCCAAAATGAGAGGCTTGATGTCAAATCACTGCACAACAAGGACTTTGTACGTTGCTATAGAAACTATGCGGGAAAACTCGAGGATGAAAAGTTCTTTGACTTTTCTTCCGTCGTGCACATGCTGCTTGGCGTGCTTGAAAACGATGCCGGGGCCACGGACCGGCTGAATTCCATGGTGGAGCATGTCGTGTTTGACGAGTATCAGGATGTGAATCACATACAGGAGGATCTGTTGTCGGTGCTCTCAAAGGTCTCCGATTCTGTCTGTGTCGTAGGAGACGACGACCAGAACATATTCAACTGGCGCGGCAGCAACTTCAGGCACATACGTGAATTTGATGCAAAATATGACAAATATGGGATGACGGTCCTCCCCCTGAACACCAACTACCGTTCCACAGGGCATATCATCAAAGCCGCCGCCAGTCTAATCCAGAACAACCTCGGCAGGCTGGAAAAAGACATGCGGCCATTTGAGGGCCAGAACCTCCGGTATGATGGCGGGGACATTGTGCACGGACATTTTGAGACGGATCTCGAGGAGTTCGGATACATCGAAAAGACCATGAAGTCCCTTTTTGGGACCGACTTTACCGACAAGTTCGGGGGCAAATATGCCCTGTCTTACGCGGATATGGCGGTGCTGGTCAGGACAAACAAAGATGCATCCAGGATAACAAAGTATCTGGAAGAGCACGGCATACCCGTCGCGGCCGACAGCTCTGCAAGCGGAGCCTTTGAGACTCCGGTGGTGAAGCTTGCCCTGGACTGCCTGTTCTATGCGTTCAACTGCCCGGGCATGGACGGCGAGGATGCGCCGCTAGCAGAGGACCTGTGTGCAAGATACAAGGAGATCATTGGAAAGGAGCCCCGGCAATTTGCGGAGGGCCTGGGCAGCATACATAGGCGGGTGGGCAATATGCTGGCAAAGACACCTAGTGGCTACCTGCCGGACATGGGCCTGCAGGAGTTTTTCCAAAGAATCCTCAATGCGATGGGGCTGGAATCAGGGCTGTTGAAGAAACACCTGCATGACCTGGGAGTGCTGAGCACGGCGATATCCGATTACGAGTACGTGTACCAGACAATAAGGGCGTGGGATGTGCCCGGGTTTAGGTATTTTGTAAAAGAAGTAGGCAGGAGGGTGTACCCGGATCGGATCTACAACAGCGTCAGCCCGGTAGACGCGGTGCGCGTAATGACCATATGGAAGGCCAAAGGCCTCGAGTTTCCCGCGGTGTTTGTGCCCACGTTCGTAAAATTCAGAAAAATACCGCTGAGGTCCAACTTTCTTGATCCGGGCGAATTTGACAAGGGGCTCTACACCGGGGACAAAGAGTCCGCGCGCAGGGTATACTATACCGCAGTGACTCGATCACAAAAGTATTTGTTCCTGACCGGGGCAACCTGGCAGGAGATTGCGGTGGGAAAGAAACCATCCAAGGGCAAACGTAAGCATCCCTTCATATCCGAGATGGGCGGACACCTGTCAGAGCCCTCCGACATGGTGCGGGCAAAGTCATCTCACGGGCCCCGGGAACCGGAGGACGGCGTGCTTGTCGCATCATACAGGGAGCTGAGCACGTATGGCAGGTGCCCGCATGATTTTTTCTTTGAAAACGTGGCCGGTTTTAAGAGGGGGATTCTGCCGGCCAGCGGGTATGTGACTAGCATGCACAACATACTGGGCATCATACATGAGAAGTATGCACGGAGTGGAAAAATACCGGATCCGGGCGAACTCGAGGCCATAATTGACGAGACATTCCACCTGCGGTTTGCGCCCCTGCCCATGCTCAATGGCATGAAGAAAAAGGCTGTCGGGAGAATCAGGAGGTACCTTGACAAGCACGCGGATGAAATACAGGGCATCCTTGAGGTCGAGAAGAGGTTTGAGGTCGGCATGGATAAGACACTGGTAACCGGCGTCATAGACCTGCTTAGAATCCATGAAGGTGACGATGGCAGGGCGGAGGTAGCTGATTTCATAACAGAGGGCGAACGGGGATATTACGAATCGGATCATCATGAAAGGGTAAAGTTTGGCACGTATGCGGCGCTTCAGACGCTGGGCCTCAAGCCCGGCAGGTCGATAATCCACTATCTGGACCGCGACGAAAAGGACTATGTGGACATAAGCGATGAAGAACTCAAGTATGCCGCGCACAATGTTGGTTTGCGCGCCCAGGGAATACATGATAGGAATTTTGACGCCACTCCCAGCGAGACAAAATGCCGAAGCTGTGATTTCCGGGCCATCTGTGACAAAAAGGACTTTACGGTGGGCGTGGACTTTGATGCCGCAGATTATGCAAGGAGGGAGGGGCCGGCCAGGGGCGCGGATGCGCATACTACGAGATAG
- a CDS encoding ribosomal protein L16/L10E (COG0197), with protein sequence MHGANYRRSNGQPYTRKEYIKGKPQSKISKFQNGSPGDYDYCVQLLINEKVQIRHMAIESARLAANKTIEKATGESGYFSRLRIYPHVLLRENKMIATAGADRLQEGMRRAWGKAVSLGARVRQGQVIYEAHVRKEHLEHTKKALKHACVKLPGTPTIRVIQLREIAPAH encoded by the coding sequence GTGCACGGGGCAAACTATCGAAGGAGCAACGGGCAGCCGTACACCCGCAAGGAGTACATCAAGGGCAAGCCGCAATCAAAGATAAGCAAGTTCCAGAACGGCAGCCCCGGGGACTATGATTACTGTGTCCAGCTATTGATAAACGAAAAGGTGCAGATCCGCCACATGGCCATAGAATCGGCAAGGCTTGCGGCAAACAAGACCATCGAAAAGGCTACAGGAGAATCGGGGTACTTTTCACGGCTCAGGATATACCCGCATGTTCTGCTCCGGGAGAACAAGATGATTGCAACTGCAGGTGCTGACAGGCTCCAGGAGGGCATGAGGCGGGCCTGGGGCAAGGCGGTAAGCCTGGGCGCCCGCGTAAGGCAGGGCCAGGTAATCTATGAAGCGCACGTAAGAAAAGAGCACCTCGAGCATACGAAAAAGGCGCTAAAGCATGCATGTGTAAAGCTGCCCGGCACGCCGACGATACGGGTCATACAGCTCAGGGAGATAGCGCCGGCTCACTGA
- a CDS encoding tRNA splicing endonuclease (COG1676), which produces MEQEAEPQVEGELSRDLAIISDDSMRHELETRGYGEVDKKRFYLRPFESLYLLFYGRLKLAKSGKAIGFESMLQVARKYDDDVLTKFLIYRDLRIRGYVAKEGFGFGTDLRAYDRGRFGEKASKYVVFGLKEGTQEKIGALQKKVAKITQMGKEPIIAVIERRGEVIYYKVSRIEFPPNKTAEPAVF; this is translated from the coding sequence TTGGAGCAGGAGGCCGAGCCGCAGGTCGAAGGAGAGCTGTCCAGGGACCTTGCGATAATATCCGATGACAGCATGCGCCACGAGCTCGAGACAAGGGGCTATGGAGAAGTGGACAAAAAGAGGTTCTATCTGAGGCCCTTTGAATCGCTGTACCTGCTGTTCTATGGCAGGCTCAAGCTGGCAAAGTCCGGCAAGGCAATAGGCTTTGAGAGCATGTTGCAGGTGGCAAGAAAATACGACGATGACGTGCTGACAAAGTTTCTCATATACAGGGATCTGAGAATCCGCGGGTACGTGGCAAAGGAGGGGTTTGGCTTTGGGACGGACCTGCGCGCATACGACAGGGGCCGCTTTGGCGAAAAGGCCTCAAAGTATGTGGTCTTTGGGCTAAAGGAGGGCACCCAGGAAAAGATAGGCGCCCTGCAGAAAAAGGTGGCAAAGATAACCCAGATGGGCAAAGAGCCGATAATAGCCGTCATAGAAAGGAGGGGCGAGGTCATATACTACAAGGTATCCAGGATAGAGTTCCCCCCGAACAAGACCGCCGAGCCGGCTGTGTTCTAG
- a CDS encoding DNA repair helicase, translating to MGLRDISIKEEYRSDRDDIVSEFFIPCLSNCIEYDRCIEYISLKSLTTLSMSFDNFTKKKAKLRIICGHRFNVSDLEFISRIFSEEGRSFRLGHSDIRDAKIKMLQEVVSNHQIDVKIAIPNSEEVVGSFSERVGIFIDEHDDVVAFTGTSNQTFNIHDRNFESVDVFTSWNDRSRVDTKVRNFEALWENRTKYVEVYDFHQAERGHMLKYSSEWAIEQ from the coding sequence TTGGGCCTGCGTGACATCTCGATAAAGGAGGAATACCGGTCCGACAGGGACGACATAGTGTCGGAGTTCTTTATACCGTGCCTGAGCAACTGTATCGAGTACGACAGGTGCATCGAGTACATCTCGCTCAAGAGCCTCACCACTCTGTCTATGAGCTTTGACAACTTTACAAAGAAAAAGGCCAAGCTGCGCATAATCTGCGGCCACAGGTTCAACGTCTCGGATCTGGAGTTTATCTCCAGGATCTTCTCAGAAGAGGGCAGGAGCTTCAGGCTCGGCCACTCGGACATACGGGACGCCAAGATCAAGATGCTGCAAGAGGTGGTGTCGAACCACCAGATAGACGTAAAGATTGCCATACCCAACTCGGAAGAAGTCGTGGGCTCGTTCAGCGAGAGGGTGGGCATATTCATAGACGAGCATGACGACGTGGTGGCGTTTACGGGCACCTCAAACCAGACCTTTAACATACATGACCGAAACTTTGAATCAGTGGACGTCTTTACCTCCTGGAACGACAGGAGCAGGGTCGATACCAAGGTAAGAAACTTTGAGGCGCTCTGGGAGAACAGGACGAAATATGTCGAGGTATACGACTTTCACCAGGCGGAGCGCGGCCACATGCTGAAATATTCCTCCGAGTGGGCCATAGAGCAGTAG
- a CDS encoding conserved hypothetical protein (COG2968), which yields MFEGYWPNKRSRLSGGQIPQGPRTRTPGRLSLSQDSRGPVISYTVYGAQNSMKGIILGSLILLAAGMAVPGALADKQDGEYERTISVTGAATSSVEPDLLVIEFGVEIQKETAAEALRANSQAMSRAVGSVMEAGVEDGEVGTSRFSIRPVYGDYNEETGDLPLVGYRVTNTLMVRTANLDAAADIIDSGVEAGANRVDDVSFVLSPERQAEVKDAMISAAVLDARAKAEMALEPLEYVISGVKSVSLSESRGPPTPFYADAGFAMSMRESAPIFSSEQDVATTAHVVFTIEPEDS from the coding sequence ATGTTTGAGGGATACTGGCCTAATAAAAGATCCCGCCTATCCGGGGGGCAGATCCCCCAAGGGCCCCGGACGCGGACCCCCGGGAGGCTCTCGCTAAGCCAGGACTCCCGCGGCCCGGTAATTTCTTATACCGTGTATGGGGCACAAAATAGCATGAAGGGGATAATACTGGGCTCACTGATACTGCTTGCTGCCGGTATGGCCGTACCCGGTGCACTAGCTGATAAACAGGACGGCGAGTACGAGAGGACCATATCGGTTACGGGTGCCGCCACCTCTTCTGTCGAGCCCGATCTATTGGTCATAGAGTTTGGCGTCGAGATACAAAAAGAGACTGCAGCCGAGGCGCTCAGGGCCAATTCGCAGGCCATGAGCAGGGCGGTAGGCTCTGTAATGGAGGCAGGAGTAGAGGACGGAGAAGTGGGCACCTCAAGATTCAGCATACGGCCCGTATACGGCGACTATAACGAGGAGACGGGGGATCTCCCCCTGGTAGGATACAGGGTCACCAACACATTGATGGTCAGGACTGCAAACCTTGACGCTGCCGCCGACATAATAGATTCAGGGGTAGAGGCAGGCGCCAACAGGGTCGATGATGTATCCTTTGTGCTCTCGCCAGAGAGGCAGGCCGAAGTCAAGGATGCCATGATATCTGCCGCGGTACTAGACGCAAGGGCCAAGGCCGAGATGGCCCTCGAGCCGCTCGAGTATGTCATATCCGGCGTAAAGTCAGTCTCCCTGTCGGAGTCCAGGGGACCGCCGACACCGTTCTATGCAGATGCCGGGTTTGCAATGTCCATGAGGGAATCCGCGCCGATATTCTCATCGGAGCAGGACGTGGCCACAACGGCCCACGTGGTATTCACGATAGAGCCTGAAGATTCCTAG
- a CDS encoding phosphoribosylcarboxyaminoimidazole (NCAIR) mutase (COG0041) produces the protein MGYTDTVEVGIIMGSSSDARIMLEAARVLDGFGVLHEDLIVSAHRTPERLGDYARHAEEIGLRVIIAGAGGAAHLPGMIASYTVVPVVGVPIMAYNDKEKGTSAFGGLDSLLSMSEMPAGSPVACVGVNKAANAGIYAAMVLAGSYPDLADALHEYRHKKHDAVLEESEELRKGGLAKFGA, from the coding sequence ATGGGCTATACGGATACCGTCGAGGTGGGGATAATCATGGGATCTTCTTCGGATGCCCGGATAATGCTAGAGGCCGCGCGCGTACTCGACGGCTTTGGCGTGCTACACGAGGACCTGATAGTCTCGGCCCACAGGACGCCCGAGCGGCTCGGCGACTATGCCCGGCATGCCGAAGAGATCGGCCTCCGCGTGATAATCGCCGGCGCCGGCGGGGCTGCGCACCTGCCGGGGATGATTGCATCCTATACGGTGGTTCCGGTGGTGGGGGTGCCCATAATGGCATACAACGACAAGGAAAAGGGGACATCTGCGTTTGGGGGGCTTGATTCGCTGCTGTCCATGTCCGAGATGCCCGCGGGATCGCCTGTCGCATGCGTGGGGGTCAACAAGGCGGCAAACGCCGGGATATACGCGGCGATGGTTCTGGCGGGATCATACCCTGATCTCGCAGATGCACTGCACGAGTACAGGCACAAGAAACACGATGCGGTACTAGAGGAATCAGAGGAGCTCAGAAAGGGCGGGCTTGCAAAGTTCGGCGCCTGA